ATATTGAAACCGGCTATGTATTTACAACAGAATTAGGTAATACTATAGATGCTCGAAACTTAACTCGAATTTATAAAAAGCTTTTATACAAAGCAGGCATAAAGTATAAAAAATTTCATGCCATTAGACATACTTTTGCAACAAAACTATTTGAAAGAGGGATCCCACTTAAAACAGTATCATTATTGTTAGGACACAGTAATATTTCTATAACAGCAGACACGTATACGCATGTAATACCCAAAGTAAAAACTAATGCAGTAGAGACATTGAATGACCTGTTTATCTAGAATAGTAGGCATTTTGAGGATTTATTTTTTCCCACACTTTTCCCACAAAAGTTTTAGATAAAGGTAGTTTTTTATAGAACATTAAAGTTAAAAAATCCAGTATTTAAGCCAATTTAGGGCATTGTAGGAAAGTGTAGAATGTATAAAATCGAACCGAGAGGTCGCAGGTTCGATTCCTGTCAGGCGCATTAAAATATAATACTATTCGCTAACATATTATGTCATTTATTTTTTAATTTACCTTTAAAAAGCATCAGAAAAAGTTTGCTTATATTTATAACAGCGTAATTTTTTCCATGTATATATGTTTAAATTGCGCCCAAAATATATTTGGGTGATTTTATGAAATTAAATGCATATTTTTACAACTTAGAAAGCGCCAACAAAGCTGCTAATTATTTAAAAAGCATGGGCTTCAGGGCATATGTGGATATTATCGATAAATATGCGGATACTTACAACGATAAGCAAAACATAGCTGGAACCGATACAGGACCAACTTTAGCATCACTAGTTTTAAAGTCAGGCTATCCTTTTGACATAAGAAAAAGCCTTTTGCTTATGTCAGATCCAATGATAAGCGGAATGGGTTATTATGACGAAACTGCCGATGCAAATATCCAATTAAATGTGGAAGTCACTGATGACAAAACAAACAATGTAGTAAAAGTTATCAAATCTTTTGGCGGCTTAACATAGAGCTTTTAAAGCTCTATGTTTTTTATTTTTAAAATTCTCTTCACATTTTGTTAACAATTTATTAATAAAACTTGATTATAATTAAGTAGTATATACGAAAAGGAGGTTTGGCCGCGTATGATGATTGAAGTAAACAATGTGACTAAAGTTTACGGAAAACGCAAAGCTGTAGACAATATAAGCTTTTCTGTAGACAGTGGAGAAATAGTAGGATTCTTAGGTCCTAATGGTGCTGGAAAAAGTTCAACCATGAAAATGATAACTGGTTTTATGCCACCAACATCAGGCACAATAAAAATTGCCGGGTACGATATAATAGAAGATTCATTAAAGGCGAAGAAGCATATTGGTTATCTTCCAGAAGTCCCACCACTGTATTTGGATATGACTGTTGAAGCTTATTTAGCATTTGTATGTGAATTAAAAGAAGTCCCAAAAGACAAAAGAAAATCAACAGTTGACAAAGTCATAAGTGAAGTAGGATTGTCTGACGTAAGAAAAAGAATTATTAAAAACTTATCAAAAGGTTACAAACAAAGAGTTGGACTGGCTCAAGCAATCATCGGAGATCCTGATGTGCTGGTTCTTGATGAACCGACAGTTGGATTAGATCCCAAACAAATCAAAGAAATAAGGGACATTATAAAAGAACTAGGAAAAAAGCATACCATCATACTGAGTACACACATTTTACCTGAAGTAAGCATGATATGCGACAGAGTTATAATCATAAACAAAGGCAAAATTGTCGCAATGGACTCAACTGAAAACTTAACTGATACTATAGGAAGATCGAAAAGATATTTCCTTAAAGTCTTAGGTTCAACTGAAAAAATATCAACCACATTAAAAGGAATAAATGGAATAAAAGATTTTAAATCGAAATCAAACACAAAAGAAAATTGTATCGACATCGATGTTGAAACAGACGTAAACAACGACTTGAGAAAAGAGATTTTCTTTTCTTTTGCAAAACAAAATATGCCTATTATAGAATTTAGGCCTGTAAACTACAGCCTAGAGGAAGTCTTCCTGCAGCTTACAACAGATGAGGAGGTAAATAGTGATGAAAATTCTGACAATATACAAAAGGGAGCTTAAGTCATACTTTCTATCGCCTCTTGCATATGTGCTGGTAGGTTTTTTGCTGCTTATATCAGGATATTTCTTTGCAACATTTGTCCTCTCAACACAATATGCACTTATGTCTCCCGTTTTTAGCAACATGGTTTTTGTCTTCATGTTTATAAGCCCAATTTTGACGATGAGATTGATATCAGAAGAAATGAAAAATGGAACTGATCAGCTTCTCATGACAGCGCCGCTGAAAATAACAGACATGGTTTTGGGTAAATACTTTGCATCACTGACTGTCTATGCTCTATCATTGGTGATTTCCCTGATATATCCTTTATATCTTAAAATATACAGCACACCAGACTTTGGACCTATTCTTACAGGTTATATAGGATCTTTCTTAATGGGAGCAGCATTCATAGCAATAGGTATTTTTGCATCATCCTTAACAGAAAATCAGCTTATTGCCGGTGTCATAGGTTTTTCGATTCTTTTATTATTTTGGATTATTAGCTGGCTAGGTGATGTATTCCAGGGAACAGCTAAAACTATTGTGGAAAACATTTCGCTGCTACAAAGATTCAATAACTTTCAAAACGGTGTATTAAGCTTAAATGACATTGTATTTTACTTGAGCGTAATAATCTTCTTCATTTTTGTAACTATCATGGTTGTTGATAAAAGACGCTGGAGTTAGGAGGTAATTCTATTGAATAAAATCAGGTTAAAATACGGAAGCAATACGATTTTAGCAATCGTCATTTTATTGGGCATATTAATTTTCGGCAACTTAATATTAGCCCAAAAGCCTATAAAATGGGATCTTACCAAATCAAAGCAGTACACTCTCTCCGATAAAACAAAGCAAGTTTTGAAAAATCTAAAAACTGATGTGACAGTCTATGCGTTTTTCCAGAATGATAGTGCAAAGACACAAGTACAGAATATTTTAAATGAATACACCGGATTATCAAAAAAGATAAAAGTTCAATTTATAGATCCTGATAAGAATCCTTCATTAGTACAAAAATATGGAATAACTGCTTATGACACTACACTGTTTCTAAACAGCAAAGATGACAGTAAAAGACAAATAGTTAATTCATATGATATATTTACCCAATCACAAGAAACAGGTCAGACGATTTTTAACGGTGAACAGCAATTTACCCAAGCGATAATTAATGTTACAGAAGTCAACAAGACAAACGCTTATATCATTCAAGGCCACAATGAAGTAAACAGTACAAACTCTCTAACAACATTTAAAACAGCGCTGCAAGGTGAAGGCTACAACGTAAATGATCTAAACATTGGCCAATCCGGCGGTATACCAAAAGATACAGGCCTTATAATAATAGCCAATCCACAAATGGATTACAACGACCAAGAAATAAATGCAATCATGGATTACCTGAAAAAAGGCGGAAAAGCATTCATTATGATGGGAGCTGAAAATGGTCCTCTTACTGAAAAATCAATTAACAATATTCTAGCAAACTGGAATGTAAAAATCGATAACGACATAGTTGTTGATCCTTCAAGGAACTATTTCATGGATGCTTTATCACCTGTTCCAGAGTACGGATACCATGACATAACCGATAAACTAGAATCTGCTAATTTAGCGTCAGTTGCACCAAGTTCCAGAAGCATAACTTACAAAGAATCAAATAGCAGCAATATATCGATTCAATCATTTTTGACAACTAGTGATAAAGCGTGGGGGGAAACAAATTTCAACAGCAAACAAGCATCATTTGACGACAATGACATAAAAGGTCCTCTAACACTTGGTGTTACTATTTCTGACAGTAAGACAGGTATGAAAGTTGTCGTACTTGGCAATGACCTTATGGCAACTGATAAAGTTATTGGTTTGGAAGGCAACAGAGACCTTCTTATGAACAGTGCCAATTGGCTTACAAACAAGACAACACAGATATCTATAAGTCCAAAACCTCTTGACTATGCTACTGTATTCATGACTGGAAAACAAGCTAATGCAATGTTTATTGTAACTGTAATTGTAATTCCATTAGTCATCTGGATAATAGGTGGGTTTGTCTTCTTCAGGAGGAGAGCTTTATGAAGACTTTTAGAAACACTATAATAATGTTTGTAATACTTGGCATATTTGTGGGATATTACTACTACAGCAAAGCTACAAAGAAGCCTGCACCATCGACAAACATCATAAGCATAAGCAAAAATAAATTGTCTTCTATAGATATAAAAGATTCTAATAATGAAATGGCTATTGTAAAAAATGGCAGCACCTATAAAATTATCAAACCGATAAGTTATGCTGCAGATAGCACATATGCCAGCGATTTATTCAATTCACTTACACAATTAAAATACAATAGAAAATTTACCGACACAGATTTAAAGAAATATGGATTGGACAAATCAAATTTTATTATTACTGCGTCATCCAGCAATGGCAATACAGAAGAATTGATTGTTGGAAATAAATCACCAGTTGGCAATTCGTACTATGCCAAATTGTCAAATTCGCAGTATATATACGTTGTAGACGCAAGCTCGATAGAGAATTTTCAACTTACAAGTAGTGATACACTATTCAATTATTTAAATAAAGATATATACACGATATCTAAAGACAAAATATCAAAAGTAACTTATACAGACTCTTCCGGAACCCGTTATATGGAAAAAAATAAAAGCGGAAAGTGGGCTTACAATGGTAAAGAAATAAGCAGTGACAAATCAGAAAGCCTTCTCAATGATATAGTCTTACTGAGTCCGACAGGAATAGATCCAAATAAAAAAATCAGCGGAAATAGTTCTAGCTTCACACTTACCATATCAGATGGCAGTAAAAATGAGGAAGTCAAATTTCTGACAAATGACAATAATAATTACTACATCCAGAAGAACAACAATCAAATTGGCCTATATATAACAAAGGACCAATTAAGCAGCTTAATGAACGATATAAAAAGCATAATGAAATAAGGAGTCATTTACTCCTTATTTTTTTTGCCATCTTGATTATCTCATCATTGATCATGTCTTTAAACTCATCGGGACTTATAACTTCTGCTTCACATCCAAAGCCTAAAACCCATCTTTTAATCTCATCTAGCTGCGAAACTACCTTGACAAATAAAATTGAACCATCGTCATTTTCTACAATTTCATCTGCCTTATATCCTTCATACTCTTTGACAAGCCTGGCTGCATTCCCTGTAAATCTTATTTTCACCCTGTATTTTGTGTTTCCTTTTAAAATATTCCACGTGTATTTGTAATACTTGCTCTTATCAAAATCAGGGGATATTTCAAAGCTTTTACCAAGTAATTTTATCTCTTTCATTCTGGATATTCTAAAATCCCTTATTTCATTATGTAATTTGCAAAATCCCGTCAGATAATAATGACCATCTTTTTCGTAAATCAAATACGGATCTACTTCCCTTTCAGTCTCTGTATCAGATGTAAAAGAATAATACCTCATTTTGATAGATTTTTTATATATTATTGCATCGTTGATAGTCTCTAACATGTCTAACGTTACATTTTTATCAGAATCTATATCCTTTTGTATCAAAAAAGTCCTATACAGCCTATCAATGTAGTCATCGTATATAGAAGGTATGTACGATATTATTCTCTCTATGAAATTAAGAGCCATTTTACCTATTTCAGATGTATCATATTTTCTAATTATTTCTCTAGTGAAAAATAATGCAAAAAGTTCTTGTACAGTAAATATAAAATCATGTATCTTATACTTTTCTAAAGTATAAGTCGTTCCCCTGCCTTCCCCTTCTTCGTAAATTGGAAATACCATAGTTAAATCATCTAAATCTCTTTTTATCGTCTTTGTAGATACCTCTTCTCCAAAATTTTTAGCCAATCTCTGATATATCTGGTTTATTGTCATTCCATTGTTTTCCCATGATAAAATTGATAATATCTTCCACTGCCTTTCTAATTGAGTAGAATCACCATTTTTAATCATTTTAACACCCCACAAAAATTACTTTTAAGACAAATCAAAAAATTGTATAATATAAAAGTAATCTTAATTGAATTATACAACTTTCTAAAATTTATTAAAATATATTTTTTGTTTTACGATATATTTTTCGGGGGAATTTTGATGAACGATAACTTGATTTTTTCACTTGACATTGGAACAAGAGTTGTTGTAGGCATTGTAGGTGTGGCAGAAAATGACAAATTAAAAATACTTGCAGTCGAGCAAATGGAGCATAGCGACAGAGTAATGTTTGACGGTCAAATTCACGACATAGAAAAAGTATCGTCTGTTGCGTGTAAAATAAAAGAAAAGCTTGAAAAAAAGCTAGGAGTAAGCCTTAAAAATGTTAGTCTGGCTGCTGCCGGAAGGTCTTTAAAAACCAAAATTGTTAGAGTCGAAAAAAGCATAGATGAAAATTACATAATAAAAGACAGTGACATAGATAATCTAGTTTTGTCTGCACTAAACACTGCAAAAGAAGAGATATCGCATGAAGGCTATACGGTAAAATATCACATGGTAGGATACTCTATAACTAGCTTCTATTTAGATGGCCTCCCTATAACTAACCTAAAAGACCATACA
The nucleotide sequence above comes from Thermoanaerobacterium sp. CMT5567-10. Encoded proteins:
- a CDS encoding ABC transporter ATP-binding protein; protein product: MMIEVNNVTKVYGKRKAVDNISFSVDSGEIVGFLGPNGAGKSSTMKMITGFMPPTSGTIKIAGYDIIEDSLKAKKHIGYLPEVPPLYLDMTVEAYLAFVCELKEVPKDKRKSTVDKVISEVGLSDVRKRIIKNLSKGYKQRVGLAQAIIGDPDVLVLDEPTVGLDPKQIKEIRDIIKELGKKHTIILSTHILPEVSMICDRVIIINKGKIVAMDSTENLTDTIGRSKRYFLKVLGSTEKISTTLKGINGIKDFKSKSNTKENCIDIDVETDVNNDLRKEIFFSFAKQNMPIIEFRPVNYSLEEVFLQLTTDEEVNSDENSDNIQKGA
- a CDS encoding ABC transporter permease produces the protein MKILTIYKRELKSYFLSPLAYVLVGFLLLISGYFFATFVLSTQYALMSPVFSNMVFVFMFISPILTMRLISEEMKNGTDQLLMTAPLKITDMVLGKYFASLTVYALSLVISLIYPLYLKIYSTPDFGPILTGYIGSFLMGAAFIAIGIFASSLTENQLIAGVIGFSILLLFWIISWLGDVFQGTAKTIVENISLLQRFNNFQNGVLSLNDIVFYLSVIIFFIFVTIMVVDKRRWS
- a CDS encoding GldG family protein, with product MNKIRLKYGSNTILAIVILLGILIFGNLILAQKPIKWDLTKSKQYTLSDKTKQVLKNLKTDVTVYAFFQNDSAKTQVQNILNEYTGLSKKIKVQFIDPDKNPSLVQKYGITAYDTTLFLNSKDDSKRQIVNSYDIFTQSQETGQTIFNGEQQFTQAIINVTEVNKTNAYIIQGHNEVNSTNSLTTFKTALQGEGYNVNDLNIGQSGGIPKDTGLIIIANPQMDYNDQEINAIMDYLKKGGKAFIMMGAENGPLTEKSINNILANWNVKIDNDIVVDPSRNYFMDALSPVPEYGYHDITDKLESANLASVAPSSRSITYKESNSSNISIQSFLTTSDKAWGETNFNSKQASFDDNDIKGPLTLGVTISDSKTGMKVVVLGNDLMATDKVIGLEGNRDLLMNSANWLTNKTTQISISPKPLDYATVFMTGKQANAMFIVTVIVIPLVIWIIGGFVFFRRRAL
- a CDS encoding DUF4340 domain-containing protein, with amino-acid sequence MKTFRNTIIMFVILGIFVGYYYYSKATKKPAPSTNIISISKNKLSSIDIKDSNNEMAIVKNGSTYKIIKPISYAADSTYASDLFNSLTQLKYNRKFTDTDLKKYGLDKSNFIITASSSNGNTEELIVGNKSPVGNSYYAKLSNSQYIYVVDASSIENFQLTSSDTLFNYLNKDIYTISKDKISKVTYTDSSGTRYMEKNKSGKWAYNGKEISSDKSESLLNDIVLLSPTGIDPNKKISGNSSSFTLTISDGSKNEEVKFLTNDNNNYYIQKNNNQIGLYITKDQLSSLMNDIKSIMK
- a CDS encoding YafY family protein, with amino-acid sequence MIKNGDSTQLERQWKILSILSWENNGMTINQIYQRLAKNFGEEVSTKTIKRDLDDLTMVFPIYEEGEGRGTTYTLEKYKIHDFIFTVQELFALFFTREIIRKYDTSEIGKMALNFIERIISYIPSIYDDYIDRLYRTFLIQKDIDSDKNVTLDMLETINDAIIYKKSIKMRYYSFTSDTETEREVDPYLIYEKDGHYYLTGFCKLHNEIRDFRISRMKEIKLLGKSFEISPDFDKSKYYKYTWNILKGNTKYRVKIRFTGNAARLVKEYEGYKADEIVENDDGSILFVKVVSQLDEIKRWVLGFGCEAEVISPDEFKDMINDEIIKMAKKIRSK